The genomic region CCAGCCTCACCTTTTCAGCAGAACAAGAGATTTTGCCGATGGATTTGCAGAAAGTTTAAGCAAAGCTGATGAGCTCATCCTTCTCGACATCTATCCTGCAAGAGAACTTCAGGAAAACTTTAAAGGAATAACCTCTGACTGGCTGCTGGAAAAAGTGACTTTAGATAAAAAAGAAAAATCGGACCTGTCCGGTGCATTTGAAAAAATAAAAGAAAAAGATTTTGATATCCTCCTAACCGTAGGCGCAGGAAACATTGACACCCTGTATGACCCTATCACAGAATGGATAGCAAAATAATGAGTTTAACGCAGAGTACGCGAAAGAATTAAAGTTCCCAAATACTCGTTCGCAAAGGCGTTTCACTCAGCAAAAACACATAATGTATGATAGAAAATGAAATTTCAGGTATTGTTTTCGATGCCGGAATCAAAATACATCGTACGCTTGGAATTGGACTTTATGAGAATGTATATGAAGAATGTTTGATTTATGAATTAAAAAACAGAGGATTAAATGTAGAAAGTCAAAAAGACATTGCTATAGAATATGAAGATCTAAAGATCCACAGAGCGTTCAGAGTAGATTTATTAATCGAAAATAAAGTTATTATTGAAATAAAAGCTGTTCCCGAGATTAATGATTATCATTTTTTTCAGCTTTTAAATTATTTGAGAATAACAAATGTAAAACTTGGAATGATTTTAAACTTTCATTCAGTTTTGTTT from Chryseobacterium shigense harbors:
- a CDS encoding GxxExxY protein, with the protein product MIENEISGIVFDAGIKIHRTLGIGLYENVYEECLIYELKNRGLNVESQKDIAIEYEDLKIHRAFRVDLLIENKVIIEIKAVPEINDYHFFQLLNYLRITNVKLGMILNFHSVLFKNGVKRVVNKL